The sequence GGCGAAGAACAGGTCCCGCACCTCGACCAGCGTGCCGCGATTGGCGGCGACCGGGCGCACCGGCGACACCCTGCCGCCGGTGACGGCGATCTCGTGGCCGGCATCGGCGCCGTCGGTGCGCGAGCGGATCGACAGCTTGCCGACCGAGCCGATCGACGGCAGCGCCTCGCCGCGGAAGCCGAGCGAGCGGATATCGTCGATGTCGTCGGTGAGCTTGGAGGTGCAATGGCGCTCGACGCTCATCGCGAGATCGCGCGCGTCCATGCCCGTGCCGTCGTCACCGACGCGGATAAAGGCGAGCCCGCCGCCAGCCGTCGCCACCTCGACGCGCGAGGCCCCGGCGTCGAGCGCGTTCTCGACCAGCTCCTTGACGACGCTGGCGGGACGCTCGATCACCTCGCCGGCGGCGATGCGGTTGATGACGGTTTCGGAAAGATGACGGATGGCCATGGCCGATCATAACGGGATTCGTCCGGCCGCGTCAGGGGATGGCGCGGCCGCGCAACCCTTCCCTAACCATGAAGGCGACGCGGGCTCGCCGCGCGCGCGCCGCCGCCCCACTTCTTAACCTCTCCATGGTGGAGTGGCACCACGAACACATGCCATTGAAGGGGGGACGGAGTTGATGGCATCGGTCGAATCCCAGGCAATGGGAGCCCGCAGGCTGATCCTGTTCATCAGGACCGCCTACTGGGTTGCGTTGCTGATCGTCGGCGCGATGGCGCTGGCGACCTATATCCTGCTCCAGCACATGATGGCGGCGCACCAGCGCGACGACGCGCTGATGGCGCAGGTCGACACCCAGAAGACGCTGTCGCAGCGCATCGTCTTCCTGTCGAACGCCGCCCGGCAGGCCAACCCCGAGGCGCAGAAGACCCTGATCGCCTCGCTGCGCGACTCGATCCGCCAGTTCGAGGAAAACTACGACTACGTCATCACCGCGACCGAGATCGACGGCTCCTCCCCCTCCTCGGCAACGGTGAGGATGATCCTGTTCAGCGGCCCGCACCATCTCGACCATTTCGCCTCGAACCTCATCGCCAACGGCCTGCGCCTCGCCTCGGCGCTGGAGACCAGCTCCGGCCTCAGCATTCCCGGCGGCGGCTATCAGGGCAGCGCCGAGCGGGCGCTGCTAGACGACACGGTCGCCGGGGCCGCGCTCGCCGGCTACACCGCGCTCGGCGAGCACCTCGCGGCCAACTCGCAGGCCCTGCTCGACCGGATGCTCTCCGTCCATCGCATGCTGTTCTACGCCATGATCGGCGTTCTCGGCTTCGTCGCCCTCTTCATCTTCCGGCCGATGACGGAGATGATCCGCCGCCGGACGAGCGAGCTGGTCGACGCCCGCAATGCCATGGCCTTCATCGCCGCCCATGACGGCCTGACCGGGCTGAACAACCGCAGCTTCCTGCGCGCCAGCTTCGAGACGCTGCTGGCGGCGGCGGCGCGCAAGGGCGAGCGGCTGGCGGTGATCCAGATCGACCTCGACCGCTTCAAGCAGATCAACGATTCGCTCGGCCACGCCGCCGGCGACTTCGTGCTGGTCACCACCGCCCAGCGCATGCGCACCTGCTGCCGCCCCGCCGACGTGTGCGTGCGCCTCGGCGGCGACGAGTTCGTCATGGTGCTGCCGGATGCCGGCGACGACGGCGAGATCGAGGAAATCGTCCGCCGCACCCTGGCGCGGATCAACGAGCCGATGGTCTACGAGGGAACGCCGATCGAATGCGGCGCCAGCGCCGGCATCGCCATCTACCCGGCCGACGCCGACAACAGCGCCGACCTGATCGTTCATGCCGATCTCGCCCTCTACGCCGCGAAGAAGGAGGGCGGCGGCTCGTTCGCCTTCTTCTCGGGCGAGCTGCGCCAGGACATGGAGCATCGCAAGCAGCTCGAACGCGACCTTAGCGAGGCGATCGCCGCGCAGGAGTTCACCGTGCACTTCCAGCCGCAGGTCTCGCTGTCGCAGGGCAACATCGTCGGGGTCGAGGCACTGATACGCTGGCCGCACGCGCGGCGCGGCATGGTGCGGCCGGACGCGTTCATCCCCGTCGCCGAGAAGGCCGGCTTCATGCCGGCGATCGGGCGCATCGCCATGCGCAAGGCCATCCTCGAGGCGGCAAAATGGCACCGCGAGGGCATCGAGTTCGGGCGCCTCGCGCTCAACGTCTCCGGCACCGAGCTGCGCGAGGCCGATTTCATCGATTTCCTCTCCGGGACTCTGGAGGAGGCCGACCTGCCGACGGGCAAGCTGTCGCTGGAGATCGTCGAATCGGTGATCCTCGACGACGACAAGACCGGAATCACCGGCACGCTGTCGCAGGTGCGCGCGGCTGGCGTGCATCTCGAGCTCGACGATTTCGGCACCGGCTACGCCTCGCTCAGCCATGTCAGCCCGAGCGAGATCGACCGTCTGAAGATCGACCGCCGTTTCGTGCAGAACATCGACCGGGGCGGCGAGAACGCCAAGATCGTCCGCGCCATCACCGATCTGGCGCAGGGTCTCGACATCGAGATCGTCGCCGAGGGCGCGGAGACCGAGGCGGAGCTGTCGTCGCTGATGGCGCTGGGCTGCGACCAGGTGCAGGGCTATGCCGTCGCCTTCCCGATGCCGCAGGACGAGGCGCGCGCGTGGCTGGAGCTCCATGCCCTGAAGGGCGGCAAGGCCGGCGCGGAGCCGATGAAGGCGGCGGGCTGAGCCTCGTTTCACCCGTTGGCGACAAGGGCATCCCGGCGTAGAGTGCGCCTCCGTTCCGGCCGACCCTGACGGTGGCGGATCGGCTGTGCGGGGTGGCGAATGGAAGCGGAAGTCACGAGATCCGTCTTTTTCTGGCTGAGCGCGCTGTGGGGCCTCGCCAGCATCGCGCTGCTGATCTCGGCGACGCGGCTGTGCTACCGCATCGAGGCCCGCTCGGGCCGGCCGCTGCTCAAGCACGGCTTGCCGGGCTACGCCAACGTCATCCCCGTGGCGTTGAATGTCCGCGTCGCGCAGGACGAGGAAACGCAGGCGATGCGCTGGCGGATGAACGGGCGCCTGATCGCCATTGTCGCCGGTTTCGCCCTTCTCCACCTTTTCCGATGGGCCGGCGCCGTGTAAGCCAGCGGCAGCATGCGCGAGACTCGAAGGCTGGAACTGACGTTCCCCGCCGGCGGGCTCGTAAACCGTTCTTCGTTCCAGGAGGATGAAATGAAGTTTCCGGCCCCGCGCGTCCTGCTCCGCGCCGCTTCCGCGGCCGTTCTCGGCTGGCTCGCCGCCACGTTCCCCGCAAGCGCACAGGAGGTGACGCTCAGGCTGCACCAGTTCCTGCCGGCGCAGGCCAACGTGCCGACCAACCTGCTGCACCCATGGGCTGACCGCGTGGAAGCCGCATCGGGCGGTCGCATCAGGATCGAGCGCTATCCGGCGATGCAGCTCGGCGGCACGCCGCCGCAGCTCATCGACCAGGCGCAGGACGGCACCGTCGACATCGTCTGGACCCTGCCGGGCTACACACCCGGGCGCTTCCCCACCACCGAGGTGTTCGAGCTTCCCTTCATCATGACCAACGCCAAGGCCGCCTCGATGGCCTATTGGGACATGTTCGAGGAGCATATGAAGGACGGCGAGTTCGCCGACGTCCACATGATCGCGACATGGACGCACGGGCCGGGCGTGATCCATTCCCGCCAGAAGGTGGAAAAGCTCGATGACCTCAAGGGCATGAAGCTGCGCGCGCCGAGCCGCATCGTCAACACGCTGCTCGGCCATCTCGGCGCGACGCCGGTGGGCATGCCGGTCCCGGCCGTCACCGAGGCGCTGTCGCGCGGCGTCATCGACGGCGCGGTGGTGCCGTGGGAGGTCGCGCCCTCGGTCAAGATCGAGGAGCTGGTCGGCCACCACACCGAGTTCGCGGAGGGACAGGCGCTCTATACCGCGACCTTCGTCCTCGCCATGAACAAGGCGCGCTACGAGGCCCTGCCGGATGACCTGAAGAAGGTGATCGACGACAATTCCGGGCGCGAGCTTTCCGGCCTGTTCGGCTGGACGCAGGAGCACTATGACGGCCCCGCGCGCCAGCTCGCTGTCGATCGCGGCAACAGCATCGTCCGGCTGGACGCCGAGGCCACCGCAGCATGGAAAGAAGCCTCGCAGCCGGTGATCGACGGCTGGATCGAGGAGATGAACGGCCGCGGCTTCGACGGGCAGGCGCTCGTCGACGGGGCGCGGGCGCTGATCGCCAAGTACACGCAGGAACAATAGCGCACCGCACATCGCATGGGTCGAGGCAGGAAAGAGGGCGTGGACAGGATTTCGGCAATCGTCGAACGGCTCGCCCGCCTGCTCGCCATCCTCGGCGGACTGGTCCTCGTCGCCGTGACGGTGCTGACCGTCGCCTCCATCACCGGCCGCGCCTTCACGCGGCAGGGGCTGGGGCCGGTGCCCGGCGATTTCGAGCTGGTCGAGGCGCTGACCGCCTTCGCCGTCTTCGCCTTCCTGCCGTGGTGCCAGCTCCGGCGCGGCCACGCCACGGTCGACGTCTTCACCCGCCTGTTCCCTGAGCGCGCCAACCGCCTGATCGATCTCGTCTGCGAGATCCTGATGACGGCGGTCGTCGTCCTGATCGCCTGGCGGCTGTGGCACGGCGTCGCCGACAAGCTGCGCTACCACGAAACGACGTTCATCCTGCAATTCCCGCTCTGGTGGAGCTACGCCGCGGCCTTCGTCGCGGCGGCGGCGGGCGTCGTCGTCTCCGTCTACGCGGTCCTCCAGCGCCTGCGCGAATTCCTAGCGCCCGCCGAGGCAGGGGACGCGCCTTGAGCAACCTCGAGCTCGGCTTCTGGTCGTTTCCGGCGCTGCTCGCGCTGATCTTCCTGCGCGTGCCCATCGGCCTCGCCATGCTCCTGTGCGGGCTCGTCGGCACGTGGCTCGTCATGGGCACGACCGCGCCGATCCTGTCGCGGCTGAAGGTCGAGACCTACTCGACCTTCTCAAGCTACTCGCTGTCCATCGTGCCTTTGTTCCTGCTGATGGGCCAGTTCGCCTCGCTCGGCGGCATGTCGCAATCGCTGTTCAGGGCCGCCAACGCCTTTCTCGGCCACCGGCGCGGCGGCGTCGCCATGTCGGCCATCGGCGCCTGCGCCGGCTTCGGCGCCATCTGCGGCTCCTCGCTCGCCACCGCCGCCACCATGTCGCAGGTGGCGCTGCCGGAGCTGCGCCGCTACGGCTATTCCGGCGCGCTCGCCACCGGCACGCTCGCCGCCGGCGGCACGCTCGGCGTCCTGATCCCGCCCTCGGTGGTGCTGGTCATCTACGCCGTCCTTGCCGAGCAGAACGTCGCCAAGCTGTTCGTCGCCGCCTTCGTGCCGGGCGTGCTCGCCGCCATCGGCTACATGATCGCCATCGCGCTCTATGTGCGGCTCTATCCTGAATCCGCCGGGTCGAGCCCGCGCCAGCCGTGGCACGAGCGCCTTTCGGCGCTCGCCGAGGTCTGGCCGGTTGCCGCCGTCTTCCTCGCCGTCGTCGGCGGCATCTATGCCGGCTGGTTCACCCCGACGGAAGGCGCGGCCGTCGGCGCGGCCGGCACCGGGCTGATCGCGTTCGTCAACGGCGGACTGACGCGGCGCACGCTCGTCGAGGCGATCCTCGCCACCGCGACCTCGACGGCGATGATCTTCTTCATCGTCTTCGGCGCGGCGATGTACAACAGCTTCCTCGCCCTTTCCCAGCTTCCGGCAGCGGCCGCC comes from Aquamicrobium sp. and encodes:
- a CDS encoding TRAP transporter large permease gives rise to the protein MSNLELGFWSFPALLALIFLRVPIGLAMLLCGLVGTWLVMGTTAPILSRLKVETYSTFSSYSLSIVPLFLLMGQFASLGGMSQSLFRAANAFLGHRRGGVAMSAIGACAGFGAICGSSLATAATMSQVALPELRRYGYSGALATGTLAAGGTLGVLIPPSVVLVIYAVLAEQNVAKLFVAAFVPGVLAAIGYMIAIALYVRLYPESAGSSPRQPWHERLSALAEVWPVAAVFLAVVGGIYAGWFTPTEGAAVGAAGTGLIAFVNGGLTRRTLVEAILATATSTAMIFFIVFGAAMYNSFLALSQLPAAAAAFIAGQGLDPWTVLVGILIFYLVLGCFMDSLSMILLTVPIFFPLVSGLDFGMGAEEFAIWFGILVLVVVEVGLITPPVGMNLFVINSMAKDVPVLATYRGVTPFVLSDIARTVLLIAFPAISLFMVRWLY
- a CDS encoding TRAP transporter small permease, translated to MDRISAIVERLARLLAILGGLVLVAVTVLTVASITGRAFTRQGLGPVPGDFELVEALTAFAVFAFLPWCQLRRGHATVDVFTRLFPERANRLIDLVCEILMTAVVVLIAWRLWHGVADKLRYHETTFILQFPLWWSYAAAFVAAAAGVVVSVYAVLQRLREFLAPAEAGDAP
- a CDS encoding TRAP transporter substrate-binding protein is translated as MKFPAPRVLLRAASAAVLGWLAATFPASAQEVTLRLHQFLPAQANVPTNLLHPWADRVEAASGGRIRIERYPAMQLGGTPPQLIDQAQDGTVDIVWTLPGYTPGRFPTTEVFELPFIMTNAKAASMAYWDMFEEHMKDGEFADVHMIATWTHGPGVIHSRQKVEKLDDLKGMKLRAPSRIVNTLLGHLGATPVGMPVPAVTEALSRGVIDGAVVPWEVAPSVKIEELVGHHTEFAEGQALYTATFVLAMNKARYEALPDDLKKVIDDNSGRELSGLFGWTQEHYDGPARQLAVDRGNSIVRLDAEATAAWKEASQPVIDGWIEEMNGRGFDGQALVDGARALIAKYTQEQ
- a CDS encoding putative bifunctional diguanylate cyclase/phosphodiesterase, giving the protein MASVESQAMGARRLILFIRTAYWVALLIVGAMALATYILLQHMMAAHQRDDALMAQVDTQKTLSQRIVFLSNAARQANPEAQKTLIASLRDSIRQFEENYDYVITATEIDGSSPSSATVRMILFSGPHHLDHFASNLIANGLRLASALETSSGLSIPGGGYQGSAERALLDDTVAGAALAGYTALGEHLAANSQALLDRMLSVHRMLFYAMIGVLGFVALFIFRPMTEMIRRRTSELVDARNAMAFIAAHDGLTGLNNRSFLRASFETLLAAAARKGERLAVIQIDLDRFKQINDSLGHAAGDFVLVTTAQRMRTCCRPADVCVRLGGDEFVMVLPDAGDDGEIEEIVRRTLARINEPMVYEGTPIECGASAGIAIYPADADNSADLIVHADLALYAAKKEGGGSFAFFSGELRQDMEHRKQLERDLSEAIAAQEFTVHFQPQVSLSQGNIVGVEALIRWPHARRGMVRPDAFIPVAEKAGFMPAIGRIAMRKAILEAAKWHREGIEFGRLALNVSGTELREADFIDFLSGTLEEADLPTGKLSLEIVESVILDDDKTGITGTLSQVRAAGVHLELDDFGTGYASLSHVSPSEIDRLKIDRRFVQNIDRGGENAKIVRAITDLAQGLDIEIVAEGAETEAELSSLMALGCDQVQGYAVAFPMPQDEARAWLELHALKGGKAGAEPMKAAG